In a single window of the Callithrix jacchus isolate 240 chromosome 1, calJac240_pri, whole genome shotgun sequence genome:
- the CRYBB1 gene encoding beta-crystallin B1, whose product MSQAAKASATVAVNPGPDTKGKGPPPAGTSPSPSTALGPTTVPITSAKAGELPSGNYRLVVFEQENFQGRRVEFSGECSNLGDRGFDRVRSVIVSSGPWVAFEQSNFRGEMFILEKGEYPRWDTWSSSYRSDRLMSFRPIKMDSQEHKISLFEGANFKGNTIEIQGDDAPSLWVHGFSDRVGSVKVSSGTWVGYQYPGYRGYQYLLEPGDFRHWNEWGAFQPQMQSLRRLRDKQWHLEGCFPVLATEAPK is encoded by the exons ATGTCTCAGGCTGCGAAGGCCTCAGCCACGGTGGCAGTGAACCCAGGGCCTGATACCAAGGGGAAGGGGCCCCCACCTGCAGGAACATCCCCTAGTCCCAGTACCGCCCTGGGCCCAACGACCGTGCCTATTACCAGCGCCAAGGCGGGGGAGCTGCCTTCTGGGAACTACAGG CTGGTGGTCTTCGAACAGGAAAACTTCCAGGGCCGTCGGGTGGAATTCTCGGGGGagtgctcgaacctgggagaccGTGGCTTCGACCGCGTGCGCAGCGTCATCGTCTCCTCGGGACC CTGGGTTGCCTTCGAGCAGTCCAACTTCCGCGGGGAGATGTTCATCCTGGAGAAAGGCGAGTACCCTCGCTGGGACACATGGTCAAGCAGCTACCGCAGTGATCGGCTCATGTCCTTCCGGCCCATCAAGATG GACTCCCAGGAGCACAAGATCTCCCTGTTTGAAGGGGCCAACTTCAAGGGCAACACCATAGAGATCCAGGGGGATGATGCACCCAGTCTCTGGGTCCATGGCTTCAGTGACCGCGTGGGCAGTGTGAAGGTCTCCAGCGGAAC ATGGGTCGGCTATCAATATCCCGGCTACCGTGGGTACCAGTACCTCCTAGAGCCTGGAGACTTCCGGCACTGGAATGAGTGGGGGGCCTTCCAGCCACAGATGCAGTCCCTGCGTCGCCTGCGTGACAAGCAGTGGCACCTTGAGGGCTGCTTCCCTGTCCTGGCCACAGAGGCCCCCAAGTGA